A window of the Anaeromyxobacter sp. genome harbors these coding sequences:
- a CDS encoding VOC family protein: MFAGPQHGRAEEAMRAWAGIFPDSRLGDLERYAPGEGPEGTVKHGRFVLAGQDLVAMDSHLAHGLTFNEAVSLQVMCEDQATLDRVWDALATGGSLAPCGWLKRPLRRLLAGGADPPPGVADGGDAAARDRPSRRC; the protein is encoded by the coding sequence ATGTTCGCGGGGCCGCAGCACGGCCGGGCCGAGGAGGCCATGCGCGCCTGGGCGGGGATCTTCCCGGACAGCCGCCTCGGCGACCTGGAGCGCTACGCGCCGGGGGAGGGTCCGGAGGGCACGGTGAAGCACGGTCGCTTCGTGCTGGCGGGGCAGGATCTGGTCGCTATGGACAGCCACCTGGCCCACGGGCTCACCTTCAACGAGGCGGTCTCGCTGCAGGTGATGTGCGAGGACCAGGCGACGCTGGATCGGGTCTGGGACGCCCTGGCCACCGGCGGCTCCCTGGCCCCCTGCGGCTGGCTGAAGCGACCGCTTCGGCGTCTCCTGGCAGGTGGTGCCGATCCGCCTCCTGGCGTGGCTGACGGGGGCGATGCCGCGGCGCGGGATCGGCCTTCGCGGCGCTGCTGA